One window from the genome of Psychrobacter sp. AH5 encodes:
- a CDS encoding replication initiation protein: MDSQKTYSIETERVLTDRERSELILHMQELYGLDAIIEVKEPVKAPDFDFGYKVVPIHQNEDKTPQVEDKSLSDGKLGYIYGENMVVMQNRMLNAITNLDTNERRLMMYMTHLVRKAVDIDPQQRTFTVKATAFAKEYGKSNPTGYKTLEKIADSLLEKAFWFWDFQADDEKYRRGSSWVAECTYITGQGKIELTLTETVTHMLTVFDKSHPFTKYERQSIVNLGSYGLLLFELISSNLHLEGKKRAYTVKYLRKKFNCEDKYKSISDFKQYVLKPAIKEIKAQTTLDISFTQNKEGREITEIVFAFKDNAAKNKEVAKIEKKSPCLNQAQANLFDFKLVAEHALVGDMPVKTNEEAKRIINRELQMPEHYKKYLPYLIKYGFVESAKS, from the coding sequence ATGGATAGTCAGAAAACATACAGCATTGAGACCGAAAGAGTGCTAACTGACCGCGAAAGGTCTGAACTTATACTTCATATGCAAGAACTATACGGCTTAGATGCAATTATAGAAGTAAAAGAACCTGTCAAAGCCCCAGATTTTGATTTTGGGTATAAAGTAGTACCTATCCACCAAAATGAAGATAAAACGCCGCAGGTGGAAGATAAGAGCCTGTCAGACGGCAAGTTAGGCTATATTTATGGCGAAAATATGGTAGTCATGCAAAATCGTATGTTAAACGCTATTACTAATTTAGATACTAATGAGCGACGTTTAATGATGTATATGACGCACTTAGTAAGAAAGGCTGTAGATATAGACCCACAACAGCGTACATTTACAGTTAAAGCTACAGCTTTTGCTAAAGAGTACGGTAAAAGCAATCCTACAGGATATAAGACGCTAGAGAAAATAGCTGACAGCTTACTTGAAAAGGCATTTTGGTTCTGGGACTTCCAAGCTGATGATGAGAAATATAGACGTGGTTCATCATGGGTCGCAGAGTGCACGTATATTACAGGTCAAGGCAAGATTGAGTTGACGTTGACGGAAACTGTAACCCATATGCTTACAGTGTTTGATAAAAGCCATCCATTCACTAAGTATGAGCGTCAAAGCATCGTTAATTTAGGATCGTATGGTCTTCTATTGTTCGAATTAATCTCTAGTAACTTACACCTCGAAGGTAAAAAGAGAGCTTATACCGTCAAGTATTTGCGGAAGAAATTTAACTGCGAAGATAAATACAAAAGTATAAGTGATTTCAAGCAGTACGTATTGAAACCTGCTATTAAAGAAATCAAAGCTCAAACAACGTTAGATATATCCTTTACCCAAAATAAGGAAGGAAGGGAGATTACCGAGATAGTCTTTGCGTTTAAAGACAATGCTGCCAAGAACAAAGAAGTAGCTAAAATAGAGAAGAAAAGTCCATGCCTAAATCAAGCTCAAGCAAATTTGTTTGATTTCAAATTAGTAGCTGAACATGCGCTTGTGGGCGATATGCCTGTCAAAACTAATGAAGAAGCAAAAAGAATAATCAATCGAGAGTTACAGATGCCTGAGCACTATAAAAAATATTTACCATATCTTATTAAATATGGTTTTGTAGAGTCAGCAAAGTCATAA
- a CDS encoding alkyl/aryl-sulfatase, whose translation MVIISHKKNTVNNLRHSKELLLLCSSMLLIACSSAPARTGTVTSVSGDNRAPTTATIKANSQVAKQLNLNDQQDFTDARRGLIASPKDLKIPSSKDASKNVWNMSAYDFIEGEAPATVNPSLWRQAQLNNIQGLFEVTPGIYQVRGFDLSNMTLIKGDSGWIIIDTMTSKETARYAYDFAMQHLAKRYPNTTNVSAILFTHSHVDHFGGVLGIVSQQDIERKKIPIIAPAGFIEEATSENIIAGNAMLRRAVYMYGKDLARDEFGHIDTGLGKSPAFGEVSITKPTVLIDRTPTKLNIDGVKFEFQYTPESEAPAELTFYLPEYKAFGGAELVSRNMHNLYTLRGAKVRDALKWSGYIEEARNIFGDADIYFGSHHWPMWGQDNIQKFLKQQRDTYKFIHDQSVRRMNKGMTPGEIAEDITLPTSLSQEFYNREYYGTVKHNARAVYQGYLGWYDGNPAHLDPLPDPQRATAYVDLAGGSNNVLLKAQKAFDEDNYRWAAELLNHLVSVEPKNIVARELLARSYDQLGYQAESGPWRDVYLTGALELRQGTSNTSVNLAATKDLLLQTPVSNFFDTLAVRLKSEDAANKDTKIVINFTDLNESHLLWIENSVLHHRLVDDSKPVEEKVNATLNLPHAMFVDLLVGETDFKGMLLSKESKVDGNPLGLIGFFRLFEKPNSSFGIVLPDE comes from the coding sequence ATGGTAATAATCAGCCATAAAAAAAACACAGTTAATAATCTTCGTCATTCAAAAGAGTTGTTATTACTTTGTAGCAGTATGCTACTAATAGCTTGTAGCTCAGCACCTGCGCGTACAGGAACAGTGACTAGTGTAAGCGGTGATAATCGCGCCCCTACGACCGCTACCATCAAAGCTAATAGTCAGGTCGCCAAACAATTAAACCTTAACGATCAGCAAGATTTCACAGACGCGCGTCGCGGACTTATCGCCAGTCCTAAAGATTTGAAAATCCCATCCTCTAAAGACGCCTCGAAGAACGTCTGGAATATGAGTGCTTATGATTTTATAGAAGGTGAGGCTCCTGCTACAGTCAATCCTAGCCTGTGGCGACAAGCTCAGCTCAATAATATTCAAGGACTATTCGAGGTAACACCAGGTATTTATCAAGTTCGCGGTTTTGATTTATCTAACATGACGTTAATCAAAGGCGATAGTGGCTGGATTATTATTGATACGATGACCTCAAAAGAAACCGCGCGCTATGCTTATGACTTCGCTATGCAGCATCTAGCTAAGCGCTATCCGAATACAACCAACGTCAGTGCTATTTTATTTACGCATAGTCATGTTGATCACTTCGGCGGAGTATTAGGCATTGTTAGTCAGCAAGATATTGAGCGTAAGAAAATTCCAATTATTGCACCTGCTGGGTTTATAGAAGAAGCGACCAGCGAAAATATCATTGCTGGTAATGCTATGCTACGCCGCGCCGTTTACATGTACGGCAAAGACTTGGCGCGTGATGAATTCGGTCATATCGATACTGGCTTAGGAAAGAGCCCAGCTTTTGGAGAGGTCAGTATTACCAAGCCTACGGTATTAATTGATCGCACTCCTACTAAACTAAATATAGATGGCGTCAAGTTCGAGTTTCAGTACACGCCTGAGTCAGAAGCTCCAGCAGAACTAACCTTCTATCTACCAGAATACAAGGCTTTTGGCGGTGCAGAATTGGTGTCACGAAATATGCATAATCTGTATACGCTACGCGGTGCAAAGGTACGTGATGCTTTGAAATGGAGCGGTTATATAGAAGAGGCGCGTAATATATTTGGTGATGCCGATATCTATTTCGGTAGTCATCATTGGCCTATGTGGGGGCAAGACAATATTCAGAAATTCTTAAAGCAACAGCGCGATACTTATAAATTTATTCACGATCAGAGCGTGCGCCGTATGAATAAAGGTATGACACCAGGCGAGATCGCTGAAGATATTACTTTGCCTACTAGTTTGTCGCAGGAATTCTATAATCGCGAGTATTATGGCACAGTAAAACATAATGCACGTGCTGTCTACCAAGGTTATTTAGGATGGTACGATGGTAATCCTGCCCATTTAGATCCGTTACCTGATCCACAACGTGCTACCGCTTACGTCGATCTAGCTGGTGGTAGTAATAATGTATTATTAAAAGCGCAAAAAGCCTTTGATGAGGATAACTATCGCTGGGCCGCTGAGCTATTGAATCATTTGGTATCGGTTGAACCCAAAAACATAGTAGCGCGCGAGCTGCTAGCGCGTAGCTATGATCAATTAGGCTATCAAGCGGAATCAGGACCGTGGCGTGATGTTTATTTGACCGGTGCTTTAGAGTTACGTCAAGGAACATCCAACACCAGCGTGAATCTTGCCGCTACTAAAGACCTATTATTACAAACGCCAGTCTCTAACTTTTTCGATACTTTAGCTGTGCGTTTAAAATCAGAAGATGCAGCTAATAAAGACACTAAGATAGTGATTAATTTTACGGATCTAAATGAAAGCCATCTCTTATGGATTGAGAACTCAGTGCTCCATCATCGTTTAGTTGATGATTCTAAGCCAGTAGAAGAGAAGGTTAATGCTACGTTGAATTTACCTCATGCTATGTTTGTCGATTTATTAGTAGGTGAAACAGATTTTAAAGGTATGTTGTTATCTAAAGAGTCTAAGGTTGACGGTAATCCACTTGGCTTGATAGGCTTCTTTAGATTGTTTGAGAAGCCTAATTCTTCATTTGGTATAGTGTTGCCAGATGAGTAA
- a CDS encoding MobA/MobL family protein, translating to MKIIKNIIFIYQNRLLIMAIFRAETKHISRGKGHNVVAAAAYRAAEKLTDTNKLNPNATTHDYTNKKGVVAKNIVLPTALSNENFSISRQELWSSVEEHATTTRSVKGSRLKKSARLAREWLLALPSELSDDENEQLTVEFTQHLADELGVIGDYCIHKPTIENYQTMKDRIETYNLDTKELEVTEVYDLEPTIEPDKRNIHAHIMFTTRQAELTKDGKLSFGEKVHTEKSDRWRRSKNMGDGAEYIKNVRELWANMVNKRLAQHDIAPISHKSYKDLGLDIQPQHKQGKNASVFAAYGFTSRVKGINNGYEESNRAAIKSASDSCITLSNEATNRATRAGNDANAAADRTATAVRGADDWLSRAAPTPFDRKRGAEKLDEQTGIFDRFAEREDKITVRRHGELIEQAIQNYWDAQEWKPYIQKSDWSGGGMETNPKPDPSDTFNPRQMNVIKNISEHLEGVDNDSRLNDRLLRESLGQYSNARILTLLTNPTKEHLQYEQDKKNLTEVVAISNPPLDTTQEEESVVDHEESKLAPLTPRNTYRPSL from the coding sequence TTGAAAATCATTAAAAACATCATTTTTATTTATCAAAATAGGCTATTAATTATGGCTATATTCCGAGCAGAAACCAAGCACATAAGCAGAGGAAAAGGACACAATGTTGTCGCAGCAGCAGCCTATCGTGCTGCCGAAAAACTGACCGATACTAACAAACTAAACCCTAATGCTACTACTCACGACTATACGAATAAAAAGGGTGTAGTGGCTAAAAATATCGTTTTGCCGACAGCCTTAAGTAATGAGAACTTTTCGATCAGTAGGCAAGAGCTATGGAGCAGTGTCGAAGAACACGCGACCACGACTAGAAGTGTCAAAGGTAGTCGCCTAAAAAAATCCGCTAGGTTGGCTAGAGAATGGTTACTTGCATTGCCTAGCGAGCTGTCAGATGACGAAAACGAGCAATTAACAGTAGAGTTCACACAGCACTTAGCTGATGAGCTAGGGGTGATCGGTGATTATTGCATTCATAAACCGACCATAGAAAACTACCAAACTATGAAAGACCGTATCGAAACATATAATCTTGATACAAAAGAACTCGAAGTAACAGAAGTATATGACCTAGAGCCAACTATAGAACCTGATAAGCGCAATATTCATGCTCATATTATGTTTACCACCCGTCAAGCCGAACTGACTAAGGACGGTAAGCTGTCATTTGGTGAGAAGGTACATACTGAAAAGTCGGATCGTTGGCGACGAAGCAAAAACATGGGTGATGGTGCTGAGTATATTAAAAACGTACGTGAATTATGGGCAAACATGGTTAATAAACGACTAGCACAGCATGATATAGCACCTATCAGCCACAAATCATATAAAGATTTAGGTCTTGATATCCAACCGCAGCACAAGCAAGGGAAAAATGCCTCAGTCTTTGCTGCATATGGCTTTACATCAAGAGTGAAAGGAATAAACAATGGATACGAAGAAAGTAATAGAGCAGCCATTAAGTCAGCATCAGATAGCTGTATTACTCTCAGCAATGAAGCAACAAACAGAGCTACTAGAGCAGGGAACGACGCAAATGCAGCAGCAGACAGAACAGCTACAGCAGTACGAGGAGCTGATGATTGGCTATCAAGAGCAGCTCCAACACCTTTTGACAGAAAACGAGGAGCTGAAAAGCTTGACGAGCAAACAGGAATCTTTGATCGATTTGCAGAACGAGAAGATAAAATCACTGTTAGACGACATGGAGAGCTAATAGAGCAAGCGATACAGAATTATTGGGATGCCCAAGAATGGAAGCCCTACATACAAAAAAGCGACTGGTCAGGTGGTGGCATGGAAACAAACCCTAAACCCGACCCGAGCGATACTTTCAATCCTCGGCAGATGAATGTGATCAAAAACATCAGCGAACACCTTGAAGGCGTGGATAATGATAGTCGCCTAAATGATAGGTTATTACGTGAAAGCCTTGGACAGTATAGTAATGCGCGTATTTTAACGCTATTGACCAACCCTACGAAAGAGCATCTACAATATGAACAAGATAAGAAGAACCTTACTGAGGTTGTCGCTATTAGTAATCCACCTTTAGATACCACACAAGAGGAAGAGTCGGTAGTCGATCATGAGGAAAGTAAACTAGCACCACTCACCCCACGTAATACGTACAGACCGAGCTTGTAA
- a CDS encoding DNA-binding protein: MAINIQQIHAIADQLQDQGIKPTLAEVRKALGGGSFTTISEAMKSWRQDNREEEQLRQVDLPSGITERLQALGADMWQTAIDIANDRLVKEREALEAIKVKAQAETDEAQEAVKTLESEQSDLLGQLDEVTATAETAATKLEKTEAERDTFKKTLDATEHQLELERIKADTAQTQLAEVRSALDKTSADLAANLSKVTKLETIADSNKAEIERLKSELANTKTELKTVTAERNEIQTKTAEVKGELKAITAERNKLSEQSDQLTQTQAKLEVEHRVLNEKYSELSNNYLSEQEQVTAELEKTESELATSKNQNNNQGAD, from the coding sequence ATGGCGATCAATATTCAGCAGATTCATGCAATCGCTGACCAGTTACAAGATCAAGGCATTAAGCCGACTCTAGCAGAAGTGCGTAAAGCGCTAGGCGGTGGTTCGTTTACGACTATCAGTGAGGCTATGAAATCATGGCGACAGGATAATAGAGAGGAAGAACAGCTAAGACAGGTGGACTTGCCAAGCGGCATCACTGAGCGCTTACAAGCGCTTGGTGCGGATATGTGGCAGACGGCCATTGATATCGCCAATGATCGATTAGTCAAAGAGCGTGAGGCTTTAGAGGCAATCAAGGTTAAAGCGCAAGCTGAAACGGACGAGGCGCAAGAAGCGGTTAAGACGCTAGAGAGTGAACAATCTGATTTATTAGGGCAACTTGACGAGGTGACGGCGACAGCAGAGACGGCAGCTACAAAGTTAGAGAAGACCGAAGCTGAACGTGACACATTTAAAAAGACGTTAGACGCTACTGAGCATCAGCTAGAGCTTGAACGTATTAAAGCGGATACCGCGCAGACACAGCTTGCAGAGGTTCGCAGCGCACTAGATAAGACATCGGCAGACTTGGCTGCTAACTTATCTAAGGTGACTAAACTTGAGACTATAGCTGACAGTAATAAAGCAGAGATTGAGCGCTTGAAGTCAGAGCTTGCAAATACTAAGACTGAGTTAAAGACAGTAACCGCTGAGCGCAATGAGATACAGACTAAGACCGCAGAAGTTAAAGGGGAGCTAAAGGCTATAACTGCTGAGCGTAACAAGCTATCAGAACAGAGTGATCAACTGACTCAAACACAAGCTAAGCTTGAAGTGGAACACAGAGTATTAAATGAGAAGTATAGTGAGTTATCAAACAATTACCTATCAGAGCAGGAACAAGTGACAGCAGAACTCGAAAAGACTGAAAGCGAATTAGCTACCTCTAAAAACCAAAATAACAATCAGGGTGCTGATTAA
- a CDS encoding DNA methyltransferase — translation MSLDYQHIREQLHRIIHDYKDAEGYERGQSQNFWTQIFNAYGVSGQVQSKAFEHRLKDDKSQKYVDAFIPKLVMIEQKSRGIDLNKAYNQVSKYYERLSTADKPRYIVLSNFDELWLFDIENPLNIKEYKCPLADLPKNAEWLDFLAPNAAMAEIVEENPINRQATEMVAKLHQAFISDGVNADELALFLTRLIFCFFADDTGIFGQKNLLDGLLTNEARNDGSNLNEVFTTLFDTLNTKDRSSRLPESYAAFAYINGDLFSQSIRIPYFDENLYNLVVQCNNLDWSEISPAIFGSMFQSVLDIDDTADSDDKRREFGAHYTSEKNILKVINSLFLQELRDEFSKCAKDKPRAIKLYEKLPTLKFFDPACGCGNFLIIAYRELRLLENQLIAQIYGDQRGLLDISSMCQVTVEQFYGIEIEPHAAHIARVAMWITDHQLNQATAERFGTTRPTTPIVYSPHITEGNALQIDWEDVLAANECDFVMGNPPFIGYTYQSKEQKADLAHVASSVKKHKSLDYVAGWYIKAMHYMQSVTKPKHQIETAFVSTNSIVQGEHVAILWQYLLKDCEGHINFAHHTFKWTNEGKGVAAVHCIIVGYGTNERKEKTIFSYSDIAGEPKPNKAKTINGYLIDGELIFFDRAKKQVSNELEMSRGNQPTDGGNLLLSDDEFKELIEIEPTAKKYIKRYMMGNEFLNNIKRWCLWFDDCDPLQLNKDLEKMPLVRQRIENVKNTRLLSSKAATVKKADTPHLFDERRYVDEPYIGLPRVSSENRKFIPIGFLDGEVAGDKLYVLLGGRLYHFGVLSSSMHNAFMRLTAGRMKSDYSYSNTIVYNNFPYPFMAEDDDRKSIEAKSDIAKVAQGVLDARKHYQEVSENAPTLAKLYNTYMIDPYPELTKAHNALDKAVDKAYGYKGKGDDASRVEFLLKRIADI, via the coding sequence ATGAGTTTAGACTATCAGCATATTCGTGAGCAGTTACACCGTATAATCCATGACTACAAAGACGCTGAGGGATATGAAAGAGGTCAAAGTCAGAACTTTTGGACACAGATATTTAACGCTTATGGTGTATCTGGTCAAGTACAGTCAAAAGCATTTGAACATCGCTTAAAAGATGATAAATCACAAAAATATGTAGATGCTTTTATTCCTAAACTGGTAATGATTGAGCAAAAAAGTCGTGGTATTGATCTCAATAAAGCCTATAACCAAGTCAGTAAATACTATGAACGCCTAAGCACAGCAGATAAACCAAGATATATCGTACTGTCTAATTTTGATGAGCTATGGCTATTCGATATCGAAAATCCTCTAAACATCAAAGAATATAAATGTCCGCTTGCTGATCTCCCTAAAAATGCTGAATGGTTGGATTTCTTAGCACCAAATGCGGCAATGGCTGAGATCGTTGAAGAAAACCCGATTAACCGTCAAGCTACTGAAATGGTTGCTAAGCTGCATCAGGCTTTTATCTCCGATGGGGTTAATGCCGATGAATTAGCACTATTCTTAACTCGCCTGATCTTTTGTTTCTTTGCCGATGACACCGGCATTTTTGGACAAAAAAACCTGTTAGATGGGTTACTCACGAATGAGGCAAGAAATGACGGCAGCAACCTCAACGAGGTATTTACCACGCTGTTTGATACTTTAAACACTAAAGACCGCTCAAGTCGCCTTCCTGAAAGTTATGCTGCATTTGCTTATATCAACGGTGATCTGTTCTCTCAGTCAATCCGTATCCCTTACTTTGATGAAAACCTCTATAACCTAGTCGTTCAATGCAATAACCTTGATTGGAGCGAAATTAGCCCTGCTATTTTTGGCTCAATGTTCCAAAGCGTACTCGATATAGACGACACAGCCGACAGCGACGATAAACGTCGTGAGTTTGGCGCTCATTACACCAGTGAAAAGAATATTTTAAAGGTCATCAACTCCTTATTCTTACAAGAGCTGCGTGATGAGTTTTCAAAGTGCGCTAAAGACAAGCCTAGAGCCATAAAACTCTATGAAAAACTACCTACATTAAAATTCTTTGATCCTGCTTGTGGCTGTGGCAACTTCCTAATCATTGCTTACCGTGAGTTGCGACTGCTAGAAAATCAGCTGATTGCACAGATTTATGGTGATCAAAGAGGTCTGCTTGATATTAGTAGTATGTGTCAAGTCACGGTTGAGCAGTTTTATGGCATCGAGATTGAACCTCATGCAGCCCATATCGCAAGGGTAGCTATGTGGATCACTGACCATCAGCTGAACCAAGCCACTGCCGAACGTTTTGGTACGACACGCCCTACAACGCCTATCGTATACAGTCCACACATTACAGAGGGTAATGCCCTACAAATTGACTGGGAGGACGTTCTAGCGGCCAATGAGTGTGATTTTGTGATGGGCAATCCGCCTTTCATTGGTTATACCTATCAAAGTAAAGAGCAGAAAGCAGATTTGGCTCATGTTGCTAGTAGTGTGAAAAAACATAAGTCATTAGATTATGTTGCAGGGTGGTACATCAAAGCTATGCACTATATGCAGTCAGTAACTAAGCCTAAACATCAAATCGAAACAGCTTTTGTATCTACTAACTCTATCGTTCAAGGTGAGCATGTAGCCATATTGTGGCAATACCTCCTTAAAGATTGTGAGGGACATATTAATTTTGCCCATCATACCTTTAAGTGGACGAATGAGGGTAAAGGTGTAGCAGCTGTACATTGCATCATCGTTGGCTATGGTACGAACGAACGCAAAGAAAAAACGATCTTTAGTTATAGTGATATTGCAGGTGAACCCAAGCCAAACAAAGCGAAAACTATCAATGGCTATTTAATTGATGGTGAATTAATTTTCTTCGATAGAGCTAAAAAGCAAGTTTCTAATGAATTAGAAATGTCACGTGGCAATCAGCCTACGGACGGTGGAAACTTGCTGCTATCAGACGATGAATTTAAAGAGTTAATAGAAATAGAGCCGACTGCTAAGAAATATATAAAGCGTTATATGATGGGTAATGAATTTCTCAACAATATAAAACGTTGGTGTCTTTGGTTTGATGATTGCGATCCTCTACAGCTCAATAAAGATTTAGAGAAAATGCCTTTAGTTAGGCAAAGAATTGAAAATGTTAAAAACACAAGGCTTTTAAGCAGCAAAGCGGCTACAGTTAAGAAAGCTGACACTCCCCATCTATTTGATGAGCGACGTTATGTAGATGAGCCTTATATTGGGTTGCCTAGAGTATCCTCAGAAAATAGAAAATTCATACCTATTGGTTTTTTAGATGGAGAAGTAGCAGGTGATAAACTGTATGTCCTTTTAGGCGGAAGGCTTTATCACTTTGGTGTTTTATCAAGCAGTATGCACAATGCTTTTATGCGTCTGACAGCAGGGAGAATGAAAAGCGACTATAGTTATTCAAATACTATCGTTTATAACAATTTCCCCTATCCTTTCATGGCAGAAGATGATGATAGAAAATCTATTGAAGCCAAGTCAGATATAGCTAAAGTAGCGCAAGGCGTGTTAGATGCTCGTAAGCATTACCAAGAAGTTAGTGAGAATGCACCAACGCTCGCTAAGCTTTATAACACTTACATGATCGATCCCTATCCTGAGCTAACCAAAGCTCATAATGCCCTTGATAAAGCAGTAGATAAGGCTTACGGCTACAAGGGTAAGGGCGACGATGCCAGTCGAGTTGAGTTCTTACTCAAAAGAATTGCTGATATTTGA